gccgcacatgcacactccatccaaaccacacgccgcacataccacactccatccaaaccacacgcctcacatgcaacaccttCCAGTTAccacataccgcacattcacacagcacatacctcactccatccaaaccacacgcctcacatgcaacactccagttaccacatactgcacattcacacagcacatacctcactccatccaaaccacccatccaaaccacacgccgcacatgcaacaccttCCAGTTAccacataccgcacattcacacagcacatacctcactccatccaaaccacacgcctcacatgcaacactccatccaaaccacacgcctcacatgcaacactccatccaaaccacacgccgcacatgcaacaccttCCATACcacattcacgccgcacataccacactccatccaaaccacacgccgcacatgcaacaccctccagttaccccataccgcacattcacgccgcacataccacactccatcaataccacacgccgcacatgcaacaccctccagttaccccatcattcacgccgcacataccactccatccaaaccacacgcctcacatgcaacactccatcaataccacacgcctcacatgcaacactccatccaaaccacacgccgcacataccacactccatccaaaccacacgccgcacatgccacactccatccaaaccacacgccgcacatgcaacaccctccagttaccccataccgcacattcacgccgcacataccacactccatccaaaccacacgcctcacatgcaacactccatccaaaccacacgcctcacatgcgacactccatccaaaccacacgctgCACacaccacactccatccaaaccacatgccgcacatgcaacaccctccagttaccttacaccgcacattcacgccgcacatacctcactccatccaaaccacacgcctcacatgcaacactccatccaaaccacacgcctcacatgcaacactccatccaaaccacacgctcACGCACCCATCATACCACACtcctccatccaaaccacacgccgcacatgccacaccctccagttaccacatACTGCATATTCACACAGCCCACATGCCACACTCCTCCAAACCACACCCACATtccacatgcaacactccatccaaaccacacgccgcacatgcaacactccatccaacaTGCTACACTCCATCCAACCGCACAcggcacataccacactccatccaaaccacacgcctcacatgcaacaccctccagttaccccataccgcacattcacgccgcacataccacactccatccaaaccacacgcctcacatgcaacactccatccaaaccacacgcctcacatgcaacaccctccagttaccacataccgcacattcacacagcacataccttactccatccaaaccaacACCTCCAttaccacacgccgcacatgcacactccatccaaaccacacgccgcacataccgcaacactccatccaaaccacactccgcacataccacactccatcaataccacacgccgcacatgcaacaccctccagttaccccataccgcacattcacgccgcacataccacactccatccaaaccacacgcctcacatgcaacaccctccagttgccacataccgcacattcacgccgcacataccgcactccatccaaaccacacgccgcacataccacactccatccaaacaacacgccgcacataccaccctccatccaaaccacacgccgcacataccacactccatccacaCCACACGCTGCACATGCCACACCCTCTAAataccccataccgcacacacattcatttatttattccatcaTTCATAATAGAAACTTGAACTTGAAAACTTGGCGCGCATAGTCCTCTATCATTCCAGCACAATTTCTCGACAtctgtttcaaattttcaatggCTCTCTGACACATcttctttcgtgttttttttttcacgggaaTAAAGAACCGCAAAGAAGATATCTAAGTAGGATGcgtcaaaaatgaaaatatacaGGATCGTAACAATCAGCTGTCAAATACTAACAAAACCTCGCAAAAAAGAAGATCGACCGTCTGGTGTTTTAAATGTGCAGACAGAACAGCCttcgctgtaaaaaaaaaaacgctattcCGTCACTGTTATGTCTCATAGACATTAATCCACGGAGACAAGGGAACTTCTTAAGCATCTTCCACGGTATGAATACAAATGTATCGTAAGCGTTTGTCGATACCGTCTTTAATCTATCAGCGGTATCACCGGCTCCTCAttaagagagaggaaaaaggataataataacattcaACTAAGGACAAACTTGAAGACCTCCAAGCCATCTATCGCAGATAACCATGTACACAAATCAAAAATAGGATTAGCAGAGCATGGATATGCTGGTACACTGCATCTCATACCACATTCATTCTCTCCAAACCTTAAGAGCTGCGGCCGTGCACTGCGCACGATCACTACcactatcaagaaaaaaagaacccacCGAAAGCTCCCAAATTCGCTTTTTCAGCTGGTCGGCCATAGTCGATGCGGTCGATCTTGACTTTTTCGTACCAGACGTACTGTTAGACAGCTGTTCGCTAGAATGAATGTGATTTTAATAAGGGAAGTGCGGAAACAAGTAGATCCATGAACGGATAAACAACACAAATTCATCCGCAAGAAACCACTGGTAGATCTTCGACCCATCCACGGAGAAGTCTCCTGGCAGAGGAACAAACATCCACCACATTGAACCTTAGTACGAAAATATCGATAACAACTCACATAGAGCGACAAGCACGACACGAATGTTGCAAAAGAACTGCCGCCAAAATAGGCGGGCACTATTGAACGCCACTTGATATCGACTGACTGGTTGGTCATGAGACAAAAGTGCTACTACGGTATACAGTTACTAATTGCACATTGGTTAGTTTCTATGTCAAAATGATGCTTATGAAATAGAAGGAAGGTATAGGTCcattttttgcgatttattTTAAGCCATGAACTGTGCGAACATCTAAACAGTGTTCTGTTCCTGATTTCTATGCGATCTCCGCGATCTGCGCACTATCTCCGGTGTTTTGACTGACGACGTCGATCAGCGATTTTGTACAACTTCGGAATGTCTGATCCCGCTTCCCGCCATACGAATAGCAATTTACTGGGTCAACTACCTGCAAGGATCACCTATCCAACGTTCCTTCATCTTCGCTTAAAAACAGTGTACATTAACGCTTCGGTCAAGGCCGCACATTTTGCTCTACAATCGTTATCGATTATGAGAAGACACGAAACGAAAGTACGACGGAGAACCAATGTTATGGGGAAAAATACTTTGTTCTCGCCTAATATTAGGGGTGCGAATCAGATAAGAAGGAAACATTTCACTAGCAAATAAGCCATCTCGCATTTGcggttcctttttttatcgatGGAAGTACTAAATGATATGACTTAGCTGCTCACTTCCAGTAAGCTCGTTTTTAGAGAGTCACAACGCTaaagtattagtattagtagtagcagtagtagtagtaggaGTAGTAtccagctctatcttccttttctttttagcaCCTTTATCCCACATACAGGGGATCCTCAAAGaccaatgcttaggttttaagGCCTTGACTGATTCAACTATTCACTTTCAGTGATGAACTGTCTAACAATGAACTATCACCTTCTCAAATGGACGACCAATTTGGTAGTTAAGAACGGTTCTTGTGCTCTAAGAATGATTTATTGCGCTCTGAGCGCTGTTCGAGTACAGTCGATCAGAGCGGCGTTGGATGGCATCCCAAACCGCCTTTTCCTAAGATTTTTGACGAGTTTGCATAACAAAATACACGATACACGAGCTAGGCTGCCGCGAAATCTCGGTTTCAAACGCACATGCTCGAAGCAGTCGGTGTTTTTTACTTAACAGCGCGTAAGAACGTCGACATTTCCAGTAACAAGGCACGTTAAGAGTTGTCAATGGTCGACATCGGACTGGTTACATTCAAGAACATTGACTTGCCCCATtcgtaattcatttttttcatgaccTAAAGTGAGAAAAGATAATCAAGTGAAATGAACGTATATGAGAAGAGCGTGAATCAGGAGCGGAAAGTCTTGATTTATCTTCGGTTTCAACTCCactatccgaaaaaaaacaatgaaaataaagccTTAgataggaagattttcctcaaaataatcataaattaACGGAACTTCAAATCGTAACAATTTGGAGTTTAAGTAGTTCTTGATTAGTTTCCTTATAAGTAACATCCACGAAAAGTTAACCTTCCTTCGAGACTCACCTTTGGCGCTTGGAGGCTATTCCCAGACGTTCAGAATTATGAACGTTGGAGGGAGAGAAAGGAACCGTCGAATACCGCACCACAACAGGATCGATATGGCGACTGCTTTCACTTCGAGCACCTTCGGTTTCTTATTGACGATGCTTTTGATCTACGCTCTACGCGTGCAATTTTATAGGGCGGTCATGAGCAGAACCTCGTAATGCgtatttaaacaaaaaacaacaattctaTGTGATTCGTTAAAGATACTTGGAAGTTTGCAAGGTAaacaaagtttttcaaaataatagaTGATCAGCTCCTTCACGGATAGCCTGCACCAGTGTTGCTCCTTTCCCAGCAATCCACATGATTCGGAGCGTGTTTTGATCACTGAAAACGTCAATGAACATCGATTCTTAGCAACGCTTCGACATGTTCTTGAAAGTTATGATTTCCTGAAGATTTTCGTACAAAAAAACTCAGTATTTCTTCCCATATTTTAttacaaaaatgaagtgattaATGAATAGTCCGAGAATTGCTGTTATTGAATTGTTTATAGAGTTATTTGGACGCTTGTTTATTGTAGTCTGGTGTCACATTCTCTTTTCAAACGAATCAAAAAGTCTCGTCGTTGcttcgcatttttttaaaataaaaatcaaaatctctAATGTTAGTTGTCATTATTAACAAGATAGCAGAACAATCAAGGCTTTTCTGTTCCTCATACAGCTGCGAGCACTTAATTGTCTTCATGCAAAATTCTTAGAAGTGGTTTTCACCTTCTGTGCTGCTGTTATTCAGTTAGGGATAAGCTATCAGGAAGAACCGCGGTATTAAATAACAGTGTGAGGGTAACCTCATACTAATAAAATCTCGTCACTGCTTCGCAtatcttaaaaaattaagtgtTCTAATGTTAGTTGTTGTTAATAACAATTTATTAGAGCAACGAAGGctcctctttttcttataCAACTGCTAGCATTTAGTTTCcttcatgaaaatttcataaaGGTGATTTCCAGCTTCTGATTCAGTTAAGCGATTGTAACAAGAGCTGGTGGTGGACTCGGCAGAACGTATGCACTGGAACTTGCTAAACGAGAATGCAAAGTTGTATTTATGTATCTAAATAGAAGCTgctcagatttttttatgcAACATAAGCATCTATTTGTCAGCACTAAGATCTGCGAATGCGTCTATTTAAAGGCTAGCGCGAAATTTGCGGCAATTATTGACGACGGCGACGATATCAGAAAAATCGTAGATGCAATGATTACTAGATATTGATTTTCAATTGGAAGCATCATGTCACTAACATCATATCCGCTgcggtttttttctggtttcacGTAAATCCCCTTACAACCTCAACTGAATAGCAGTTCGTGGGACGAAAAGATCTTCATAGTATGAGTGCTTGATCCccaaaattggaaaaaaattaacatattTGTGATCAGCAAGTCATTTTGAAGATTTCGGTGCCTCACATTATATGTGAAATCGAGATTTTCGTTGTCTTCtgaaatttacgaaaataCCCCACATTGAAAGTTGATAAGAAAAAGATGTACATTCTCAGCTGTAGAGAACATAAAGGAGACGTGCACGGCGTTTGATCAATCCCTAAAGAGATGCACCTGCGCGTTCTTGAATAccgaggtttatgaacgcgcgtgcagcctTTGAATGGCAAGTCTGgaactaatttatcgacctcaagagaataaaaggcttggttaggAGTGgccggtttcgaaccaacgatcgattgcagtcacagcggaatctcttactgactgcgctacacccactctgcagaaaaaataCCAGGAGAATTCCTCTGCGAACTTTTTGTCATTTGCGACACTTCACACTTCAAGCTTCCATTTCAAAGATGTTTGGTTCAGCTACtatcaaacttacaacattgttctatttcattatttgttcaATCTTTAATTAACTGCAGCAATGATTTACAAAGAATGTCTAATTTTCGCGATCTAGCGCTTGCTTAgaacacttttatttacaagacTTAGTTTGTTTACTTACATTAGGCGACAGCTGGCCGTGGAGCGGCCAAATTGGAGAATGTTTCGATATTATTAAatctttttcatgaaaacGTGATTTCCACAGCCtgcagaaataatttttgtattcGATATAGCCAACTTTCCCTTGCAGAGAAACAACCTTCCGAAGGATATTAAAGTCAAGACGATTTGCGAGATCCACAACTTCTCACgttcaaaataatcaaattatcCCCACCGTTCAGTAGTATTCAGATATAATGGTGTTTCCGTGGCATGGAATCGCCTAGAGGAGGTGTGAGATGGCCACGCCAGGACCGCGATAGCCACAGCACGCCTGTCATGTGGGTGGGTGGAATTAGGGGGAAAATTTTAGACTTGGTCGAtttgaattcaacatcattcggAAATTTGTCAGTTTGTAAGAAAACCTGTCATTTTAAATACGGAAAAAGATCGTGGAGGCTGCGGAAATCATGTCTCTACCCAAacaatcgaaaattttctccaatttcgtTGCTGCAGAACCATGACCAGCTGTCATAGCACCTGATCACAATACTTAAACACCACACCTTTTCATTAACTTTCAATGCAGCATTTTCGCCGATTTTCGAAGGCAACTGGGATCTCGAATTTACACATGATAGGGGATACCAAGTGACGAAATGATCTTCTCATTTTGATGCAAAAATGATAAACATTTTCAGGCCACCATTCGACAAAACCCAATTCTGGAAGCATGTTTGAAATCGGGGACTTCTGTGCTACCGAGAGATGGCTTCAAACTCTGTTTTGCCCAAGG
This window of the Necator americanus strain Aroian chromosome III, whole genome shotgun sequence genome carries:
- a CDS encoding hypothetical protein (NECATOR_CHRIII.G8944.T1) — its product is MESPRGGVRWPRQDRDSHSTPVMWATIRQNPILEACLKSGTSVLPRDGFKLCFAQGFRQIDPSESLEQKLTQSAIKAATLMKWRQSWKAVPNRHRSS